From the genome of Mustela lutreola isolate mMusLut2 chromosome 16, mMusLut2.pri, whole genome shotgun sequence, one region includes:
- the ANKRD11 gene encoding ankyrin repeat domain-containing protein 11 isoform X9, which yields MPKGGCSRTPQPEDRSLGSDMVEKQTGRKDKDKVSLTKTPKPDRSDGGQEVRERATKRKLPFTVGANGEQKDSDTEKQGPERKRIKKEPVTRKAGLLFGMGLSGIRAGYPLSERQQVALLMQMTAEESANSPDTTPKHPSQSTVCQKGTPNSASKTKDKVNKRNERGETRLHRAAIRGDARRIKELIGEGADVNVKDFAGWTALHEACNRGYYDVAKQLLAAGAEVNTKGLDDDTPLHDAANNGHYKVVKLLLRYGGNPQQSNRKGETPLKVANSPTMVNLLLGKGTYTSSEESSTESSEEEDAPSFAPSSSVDGNNTDSEFEKGLKHKAKNPEPQKTVTPVKDEYEFDEDDEQDRVPPVDDKHLLKKDYRKETKSNSFISIPKMEVKSYTKNNTIAPKKAAHRILSDTSDEEDVGVTVGTAEKLRLSAHTILPGNKTREPSNSKQQKEKNRVKKKRKKETKGREVRFGKRSDKFCSSESDSESSESGEDDGDSVGSSGGLKESPLVLKDPALFSSLSASSTSSHGSAAAQKHNPSHADPHTKPWRTDNWKTVSSPAWSEVSSLSDSTRTRLTSESDCSSEGSSVESLKPVRKKQEYRKRGGLQGALSEKKNFHASADGAIPKLDKEGKVVKKHKTKHKHKNKEKGLCSVSQELKLKSFTYEYEDSKQRSEKAVLLDSDVSGDSKLKALKHDRDHFKKEERVGKMKSEEKDWLFREEVVKASKDEKSLKRIKDVSRSFRDEKDRLSKAEKEKSLKEKSPKEEKLRLYKEERKKKSKDRPSKLEKKNDFKDDRLPKEKEKTFKDEKEKLKKEKVYKEDASAYDDYCDKGQFLENEDTKFSLSDDQQDRWFSELSDSSFDFKGDDSWDSPVADYRDAKSDPVARLILETVKEDGKDRKRDKGREKRDYGDKRGDRDAFFRKKDRDCPDRSCERRREQMEKHRGLPGGLPDKKRRESAEGGRDRKDLLEGTRERKDSRAKPEEAHREELKELGGEAGFKDRPDCDFGKSLEPWERPHPAREKEKRDRAKSEKHKDKCCDKDKSEKCVLEKGPKDKEFDKCFKDKKEAKERHRDAHGRDKERKASLDPAKEKREKALPGLLADDGPEKKGKEKSWYIADIFTDESGDDRDAAGGLRLGEAGDAARADGGPDADRPRKHCAERQPSERQREREPREKRREKGAPDGGRDKKERAAEKHRDRKDKDPAEKCKDRKDRTSVEGTQEKRNKQKPPEKVERKLPAEDKAKSRHRERPDREHCRDRKASRSAEAEKSLLEKLEEEALHAYREDSNDKASEVSSDSFTDRGQEPGLSALLEVSFTEPPEEKIREKERLRHSSSSSKKSHDRERVRRDKSEKRDKSDDHKDPGGRKDPSQYDRDFSDADAYGIPYSSKAEAEDGSDKAIELFSTEKKEKNDPERETPRKVEKELKPYGASTASALKERRRRDKHREKWRDDRDKHRDRHGDGLPRHHKDEQKPVARDKDNPPNSLRDKCREESLKLGDTKLKEKLRETAEKEKGDPAKVSNGNEKLPVSRDPGRRDARPREKLLGDGDLMMTSFERMLSQKDLEVEERHKRHKERMKQMEKMRHRSGDPKLKERVKPAEDARKKSLDAPPKKPLALDPALRDRKPKDSAPAPPAAENKPHPGPAVDTRDWLAGPHMKEVLPASPRPDQGRPTGVPTPASVVSCPSYEEAMHTPRTPSCSADDYSDLIFDCADPQPVSSTSASACSPSFFDRFSVAASGVSESASQTPTRPLCTSLYRSVSVDIRRTPEEEFSAGDKLFRQQSVPTAPTYDSPGQHLEDKAPGPPGPVEKFACVSPGYYSPDYGIPSPKADALHCPPAAVVTVTPSPEGAFSGLQAKSPPAHRDELLAPSMEGALPPDLGVPLDATEAQQATAAIIPPEPSYLEPLDEGPFSAVITEEPVEWAHPAASEQGLSCSLMGGTPENPISWPVGPDLLLKSPQPLPESPQHFCPSEAVHPAAAGPFGATEPPYPGSPDSYPLSASEPGLEGTKGDAAEAVPATVSTPEEPAVFAPASRLEPFFTNCKPLPEASPDMAPEPACLTTVTQVEALGPVESNFLENGHDLSALGQVEPVPWPDGFPSAEDDLDLGPFSLPELPPLQAKDVSDVETEPIEETALAPPGETPPGLPGVPSGGEGPVAAAEDQPVLPPDQGDPRLPTEPEPEPPEEPKPDAPPLEAAVEGGPVSEARVPEDSDSGLGPAAAPPEEQQPPGSGEGEAEGQDPLAASHGVPDAPGDGLAQALAADGASPLDGAGLDGPLGGVQPDATEPEPKPAAEAPRAPKVEEIPQRMTRNRAQMLANQNKQSSPSSEKEPAPAPRAKGRCCEEEDAQAQHPRKRRFQRSSQPLRQQLPSTRQTREVIQQTLAAIVDAIKLDAIEPYHSDRSNPYFEYLQIRKKIEEKRKILCYISPQAPQCYAEYVTYTGSYLLDGKPLSKLHIPVIAPPPSLAEPLKELFKQQETVRGKLRLQHSIEREKLIVSCEQEILRVHCRAARTIANQAVPFSACTMLLDSEVYNMPLESQGDENKSVRDRFNARQFISWLQDVDDKYDRMKTCLLMRQQHEAAALNAVQRMEWQLKVQELDPAGHKSLCVNEVPSFYVPMVDVNDDFVLLPA from the exons ATGCCCAAGGGGGGGTGTTCGCGGACGCCGCAGCCCGAAGACCGCTCCCTCGGCAGCGACATGGTGGAGAAGCAGACGGGGAGGAAG GATAAAGATAAAGTTTCCCTGACCAAGACCCCAAAGCCGGACCGCAGTGACGGAGGGCAGGAGGTGAGGGAGCGAGCGACCAAACGGAAGCTGCCCTTCACCGTGGGCGCCAATGGAGAGCAGAAGGACTCGGACACAG agaagcagggtcctgagCGGAAGAGGATCAAGAAGGAGCCCGTCACCCGGAAGGCCGGACTGCTGTTTGGCATGGGGCTGTCCGGGATCCGAGCCGGCTACCCCCTCTCCGAGCGCCAGCAGGTGGCTCTCCTCATGCAGATGACTGCCGAGGAGTCCGCCAACAGCCCAG ACACAACACCAAAGCACCCCTCCCAGTCGACAGTGTGTCAGAAGGGGACGCCTAACTCTGCCtcaaaaaccaaagacaaagtgAACAAGCGGAACGAGCGTGGGGAGACCCGGCTGCATCGCGCGGCCATCCGCGGGGACGCCCGGCGCATCAAGGAGCTCATCGGCGAGGGTGCGGACGTCAACGTCAAGGACTTTGCAG GCTGGACGGCGCTGCACGAGGCGTGTAACCGCGGCTACTACGACGTCGCCAAACAGCTGCTGGCTGCGGGGGCGGAGGTGAACACCAAGGGCCTGGATGACGACACGCCCCTGCACGACGCGGCCAACAACGGGCACTACAAG GTGGTGAAGCTGTTGTTACGGTATGGAGGGAACCCTCAGCAAAGCAACCGAAAAGGCGAGACGCCACTAAAGGTGGCCAACTCCCCGACCATGGTGAATCTCCTGTTGGGCAAGGGGACCTACACATCCAGCGAGGAGAGCTCGACCG AGAGCTCGGAGGAGGAAGACGCCCCGTCATTCGCACCCTCCAGCTCGGTTGACGGCAATAACACGGACTCGGAGTTTGAGAAGGGCCTGAAGCACAAGGCGAAGAACCCGGAGCCCCAGAAGACTGTGACCCCCGTCAAAGACGAGTACGAGTTTGACGAGGATGACGAGCAGGACAGAGTCCCTCCCGTGGatgacaaacatttactgaaaaagGATTACAGGAAAGAAACTAAgtcaaatagttttatttctatacccaaaatggaagtgaaaagttACACTAAAAATAACACAATTGCACCAAAGAAGGCGGCTCATCGCATCTTGTCAGACACATCGGATGAGGAGGACGTCGGTGTCACTGTGGGGACAGCGGAGAAGCTGAGACTCTCGGCACACACGATACTGCCCGGGAACAAGACACGGGAACCCTCCAATTCcaagcagcagaaggaaaaaaatagagtgaAAAAGAAGcggaagaaagagacaaaaggcAGAGAAGTGCGATTTGGGAAGAGGAGCGACAAGTTCTGTTCGTCAGAGTCAGACAGCGAGTCCTCGGAGAGCGGCGAGGACGACGGCGACTCGGTGGGGAGCTCCGGCGGCCTCAAGGAGTCCCCGCTGGTGCTGAAGGACCCGGCCCTGTTCAGCTCTCTGTCCGCCTCCTCCACCTCGTCCCACGGGAGCGCCGCCGCCCAGAAGCACAACCCCAGCCACGCGGACCCCCACACCAAGCCCTGGCGGACGGACAACTGGAAAACTGTCTCCTCGCCGGCCTGGTCCGAGGTCAGCTCTTTATCAGACTCCACAAGGACGAGACTGACAAGCGAGTCTGACTGCTCCTCTGAGGGCTCCAGCGTGGAGTCGCTCAAGCCCGTGCGGAAGAAGCAGGAGTACAGGAAGAGGGGCGGCCTGCAGGGCGCCCTGTCCGAGAAGAAGAACTTCCACGCCAGCGCGGACGGCGCCATCCCCAAGCTGGACAAGGAGGGGAAGGTCGTCAAGAAACACAAAAcgaaacacaaacacaaaaacaaggaGAAAGGGCTGTGCTCGGTCAGTCAGGAGCTCAAGCTGAAAAGCTTCACCTACGAGTATGAGGACTCCAAGCAGCGGTCCGAGAAGGCCGTCCTCCTGGACAGCGACGTTTCCGGCGACAGCAAGTTGAAAGCCTTGAAGCACGACCGGGACCACTTCAAGAAGGAGGAGAGAGTCGGCAAAATGAAGTCTGAGGAGAAGGACTGGCTCTTTAGAGAGGAGGTGGTCAAGGCTTCCAAGGACGAGAAGTCCCTGAAGAGAATCAAAGACGTGAGCAGGTCTTTCCGAGACGAAAAGGACCGTCTGAGCAAAGCCGAAAAGGAGAAGTCACTGAAGGAGAAGTCCCCGAAGGAGGAAAAGCTGCGGCTCtacaaggaggaaaggaagaaaaagtccaAAGACAGGCCCTCGAAACTGGAGAAGAAGAACGACTTTAAGGACGACAGACTTccgaaggagaaagagaagacgtTCAAGGAcgagaaagagaaactcaagaaagaaaaggtttatAAGGAAGACGCGTCCGCGTACGACGACTACTGCGACAAAGGTCAGTTCCTGGAGAACGAAGACACCAAGTTCAGCCTTTCCGACGACCAGCAGGACCGGTGGTTTTCCGAGCTGTCCGACTCGTCCTTCGATTTCAAAGGGGACGACAGCTGGGACTCTCCCGTGGCGGACTACAGGGACGCGAAGAGCGACCCCGTGGCCAGACTGATCCTGGAGACGGTGAAAGAGGACGGCAAGGACAGGAAGCGGGACAAGGGCCGCGAGAAGCGGGACTACGGGGACAAGCGCGGCGACAGGGACGCCTTCTTCCGGAAGAAGGACAGGGACTGCCCGGACCGGAGCTGcgagaggaggagggagcagatggagaagcacAGAGGCCTCCCCGGCGGCCTCCCCGACAAGAAGAGGAGGGAGTCGGCCGAGGGCGGGCGGGACAGGAAGGACCTCCTGGAGGGCACCAGGGAGCGGAAGGACAGCAGGGCCAAGCCCGAGGAGGCGCACCGGGAGGAGCTGAAGGAGCTGGGCGGGGAGGCCGGCTTCAAGGACAGGCCCGACTGCGACTTCGGGAAgagcctggagccctgggagcGGCCCCACCCCGcccgggagaaggagaagagggaccGAGCGAAATCGGAGAAACACAAGGACAAGTGCTGCGACAAAGATAAAAGCGAAAAATGCGTCCTTGAGAAAGGTCCGAAGGACAAGGAATTCGATAAATGtttcaaagacaagaaagaggCCAAGGAGAGGCACAGAGACGCGCACGGCAGAGACAAGGAGCGGAAGGCGTCCCTGGACCCCgcgaaggagaagagggagaaggcgCTGCCCGGGCTTCTGGCCGACGACGGCCCCGAGAAGAAGGGCAAGGAGAAGAGCTGGTACATCGCGGACATCTTCACCGACGAGAGCGGCGACGACCGGGACGCGGCCGGCGGGCTCCGGCTCGGGGAGGCCGGGGACGCGGCCCGGGCGGACGGCGGCCCGGACGCTGACCGGCCCCGGAAGCACTGCGCCGAGCGGCAGCCCTCGGAGAGGCAGCGGGAGCGGGAGCCCCgcgagaagagaagggagaagggcgCCCCCGACGGCGGCAGGGACAAGAAGGAGAGAGCCGCCGAGAAGCACAGAGACCGGAAGGACAAGGACCCTGCCGAGAAGTGCAAGGACAGGAAAGACCGCACGTCCGTCGAGGGCAcgcaggaaaagagaaacaagcagAAGCCCCCGGAGAAGGTGGAGAGGAAGCTGCCTGCTGAGGACAAGGCCAAGAGCCGGCACCGGGAGAGGCCAGACCGGGAGCACTGCCGAGACAGGAAAGCGTCGAGGAGCGCGGAGGCCGAGAAGAGCCTGctggagaagctggaggaggaggccCTGCACGCCTACAGGGAGGACTCCAACGACAAGGCCAGCGAGGTGTCCTCGGACAGCTTCACGGACCGCGGGCAGGAGCCGGGCCTCAGCGCCCTCCTGGAGGTGTCCTTCACGGAGCCCCCAGAGGAGAAgatcagggagaaagagaggctcAGACACTCCTCGTCCTCGTCCAAGAAGAGCCACGACCGAGAGAGAGTCCGGAGAGACAAGTCCGAGAAGAGAGACAAGAGTGATGACCACAAGGACCCCGGCGGCAGGAAGGACCCCAGCCAGTACGACAGGGACTTCTCAGACGCGGACGCTTACGGGATTCCTTACAGCTCGAAAGCCGAAGCGGAGGACGGGTCGGATAAAGCCATCGAGCTCTTCTCcactgagaagaaagagaagaacgATCCTGAGAGAGAAACCCCCAGGAAAGTAGAGAAAGAGCTGAAGCCCTACGGGGCCAGCACCGCCAGCGCCCTCAAGGAGAGGCGGAGGAGGGACAAGCACCGGGAGAAGTGGAGGGACGACCGGGACAAGCACCGGGACAGGCACGGGGACGGGCTCCCGCGGCACCACAAGGACGAGCAGAAGCCTGTGGCCAGAGACAAGGACAACCCCCCAAACTCGCTCAGAGACAAGTGCCGGGAAGAGAGCCTCAAACTCGGCGACACCAAACTGAAGGAGAAGCTCCGGGAAACCGCCGAGAAGGAGAAGGGTGACCCGGCGAAGGTCAGCAATGGAAACGAGAAGCTGCCAGTGTCCAGAGACCCGGGCAGGAGAGACGCCCGGCCCAGAGAGAAGCTTCTGGGGGACGGTGACCTGATGATGACCAGCTTCGAGCGCATGCTGTCCCAGAAAGACCTGGAGGTCGAGGAGCGCCACAAGCGGCACAAGGAGCGGATGAAGCAGATGGAGAAGATGCGGCACCGGTCGGGGGACCCGAAGCTCAAGGAGAGGGTGAAGCCCGCGGAGGACGCGCGCAAGAAGAGTCTGGACGCCCCTCCCAAGAAGCCGCTGGCGCTGGACCCCGCTCTGAGGGACAGGAAGCCCAAGGACTCCGCTCCTGCCCCACCGGCCGCCGAGAACAAGCCCCACCCGGGACCAGCCGTGGACACGAGGGACTGGTTGGCGGGGCCGCACATGAAAGAGGTCCTGCCCGCTTCTCCCCGGCCTGACCAGGGCCGGCCCACCGGGGTGCCCACACCCGCATCTGTGGTGTCGTGCCCCAGCTACGAGGAGGCCATGCACACGCCCAGGACACCGTCCTGCAGCGCCGACGACTACTCCGACCTCATCTTTGACTGCGCAGACCCCCAGCCCGTGTCCAGCACGTCCGCCAgcgcctgctccccctccttcttcGACAGGTTCTCCGTGGCCGCGAGTGGGGTTTCGGAGAGCGCGAGCCAGACGCCTACGAGGCCGTTGTGCACAAGCCTTTACCGCTCAGTCTCTGTCGATATCAGGAGGACCCCCGAGGAAGAGTTCAGCGCCGGGGACAAGCTGTTCCGACAGCAGAGTGTCCCCACCGCGCCCACATATGACTCACCGGGGCAGCACCTGGAGGACAAGGCCCCTGGGCCCCCAGGTCCTGTCGAGAAGTTTGCCTGCGTGTCTCCGGGGTATTATTCCCCGGACTACGgcatcccctcccccaaagcGGACGCCCTGCACTGCCCACCTGCGGCCGTGGTCACCGTCACCCCCTCCCCAGAGGGTGCCTTCTCTGGTTTACAAGCAAAATCCCCCCCTGCACACCGAGATGAGCTGTTGGCCCCATCCATGGAGGGAGCCCTTCCCCCTGACTTGGGCGTCCCTCTGGATGCCACGGAGGCCCAGCAGGCCACTGCTGCCATCATTCCCCCGGAGCCCAGCTACCTGGAGCCGCTGGACGAGGGGCCCTTCAGCGCGGTCATCACGGAGGAGCCCGTCGAGTGGGCGCACCCGGCGGCCTCGGAGCAGGGCCTCTCCTGCAGCCTGATGGGGGGCACCCCTGAGAACCCCATCAGCTGGCCTGTGGGGCCGGACCTCCTGCTTAAGTCCCCCCAGCCACTCCCTGAGTCCCCGCAGCATTTCTGCCCCAGTGAGGCCGTCCACCCTGCTGCTGCAGGGCCTTTTGGGGCCACAGAACCCCcttacccaggctcccctgactcGTACCCTCTGTCGGCCAGCGAGCCTGGACTTGAGGGCACCAAGGGTGACGCAGCAGAGGCGGTTCCAGCCACTGTCTCCACCCCAGAAGAGCCGGCAGTCTTCGCCCCCGCCTCCAGGCTGGAGCCCTTCTTCACCAACTGCAAACCGCTGCCGGAAGCGTCTCCGGACATGGCCCCGGAGCCGGCGTGTTTGACCACCGTGACTCAGGTGGAGGCTCTGGGGCCCGTGGAAAGTAACTTCCTGGAAAATGGGCATGATCTGTCGGCCCTCGGCCAGGTGGAGCCAGTGCCCTGGCCTGACGGCTTCCCCAGCGCTGAGGATGACCTCGATCTGGGGCCTTTCTCGCTGCCAGAGCTTCCCCCTCTTCAAGCGAAAGATGTTTCTGATGTCGAAACAGAACCTATAGAGGAGACCGCCCTCGCTCCTCCGGGAGAGACCCCCCCGGGGCTCCCTGGGGTCCCGAGTGGCGGGGAGGGCCCTGTGGCAGCTGCTGAGGACCAGCCTGTGCTGCCTCCTGACCAGGGGGACCCCCGGCTCCCCACCGAGCCGGAGCCTGAGCCCCCCGAGGAGCCCAAGCCAGATGCCCCCCCATTGGAAGCTGCGGTGGAAGGGGGGCCCGTGTCGGAGGCGAGGGTCCCTGAGGACTCCGACTCCGGCCTGGGGCCCGCAGCGGCACCCCCCGAGGAGCAGCAGCCACCGGGGAgcggagagggggaggcagagggccaAGATCCGCTGGCCGCATCCCACGGCGTGCCTGACGCCCCTGGGGACGGCTTGGCCCAGGCGCTCGCGGCGGACGGGGCCAGCCCTCTCGACGGCGCCGGCCTCGACGGACCCCTGGGCGGCGTCCAGCCTGACGCGACGGAGCCGGAACCCAAACCCGCGGCCGAAGCCCCGAGGGCCCCCAAAGTGGAGGAGATCCCTCAGCGCATGACCCGGAACCGGGCCCAGATGCTGGCCAACCAGAACAAGCAGAGCTCGCCGTCCTCGGAGAAGGAGCCGGCGCCCGCGCCCCGCGCCAAGGGCCGCTGCTGTGAGGAGGAAGACGCGCAGGCCCAGCACCCCCGCAAGCGCCGCTTCCAGCGCTCCAGCCAGCCGCTGCGGCAGCAGCTCCCGTCCACGCGGCAGACGCGGGAGGTGATCCAGCAGACGCTGGCCGCCATCGTGGACGCGATCAAGCTGGACGCCATCGAGCCCTACCACAGCGACCGGTCCAACCCCTACTTCGAGTACCTGCAGATCCGGAAGAAGATTGAGGAGAAGCGCAAGATCCTGTGCTACATCAGCCCCCAGGCCCCGCAGTGCTACGCCGAGTACGTCACCTACACGGGCTCCTACCTGCTGGACGGCAAGCCGCTGAGCAAGCTGCACATCCCCGTG ATTGCACCCCCTCCGTCCCTGGCGGAGCCCCTGAAGGAGCTGTTCAAGCAGCAGGAGACGGTGCGGGGGAAACTGCGTCTGCAGCACAGCATCGAGCGG GAAAAGCTCATTGTCTCCTGCGAGCAGGAGATCCTGCGGGTCCACTGCCGCGCGGCGAGGACCATCGCGAACCAGGCAGTGCCGTTCAGCGCCTGCACCATGCTGCTGGACTCGGAGGTCTACAACATGCCGCTGGAGAGCCAG GGCGACGAGAACAAGTCTGTGCGCGACCGCTTTAATGCCCGCCAGTTCATCTCCTGGCTGCAGGACGTGGACGACAAGTATGACCGCATGAAG ACGTGTCTCCTGATGCGGCAGCAGCACGAAGCCGCGGCCCTCAACGCCGTGCAGAGGATGGAGTGGCAGCTGAAGGTCCAGGAGCTGGACCCCGCCGGGCACAAGTCCCTGTGTGTGAACGAGGTACCTTCCTTCTACGTGCCCATGGTCGACGTCAACGATGACTTCGTGCTTCTGCCAGCCTGA